The window GTGATTATGGAAAAGACTGCCTGCGAGACTTGTTCAGATTTGGTGTACTTCTTTCTACTGTATCATTGATAATTTGCTCCTTAAAAATACATGACTTTCATAAGTCTGTCCATCTGTGTTACTAAAATTATTTGGGGTGGgacagtggtacagcaggtagtgctgctgcatcACAGCACCTGAATTGTTTGAGCCTGGcccaatctgtgtggagtttgcatgttctttgtgtgtctgtgggttttctctgggtgctctggtttcttccctcAGACATGCAGCTCTGGTGAATTggacactctaaattgcccttagtagAATATGGGTGGGTACatgtatgtgtggctaccctgccaTGGACTTACATCCTTTTCAAGGTGTGCCATaattctgggatgggctctggaccactgccaACACTGACCATGACAAGCAGTTggtgaaagtgaaaaatgagtgaaattGGAATTAATTGGAAAACTTTCCTTTCAAAATGCATCTAGGTTATAGACACACTGGCTCTGCACATGCCCCCGGAAAAGCTCTTCCAAcacattgtaagtcaacttttttttgggtgggTGGGCAAAGTAATTACAGGCAACAGTAGAATTGTCTTGacgtatatacagtatatgtaatataaaaagcTGCCCTTAacatttctttatctgatgtagaGATCAGTGCTACAGCAGTCAGTGTCTTAGTTTCTTCTGTACACCTGTGTCATCTAACAAGCTGAGCCTGCGTTAACAATCTGTTGTGCTGCTTTCTTCAGTTGCCCCAGGTGCAGGTGTGCCTTTCCAGTGAGAACCCTTACCAGAAGAAGGCAGGTGTAGTGTGTCTGGCCATGCTGGCCGAGGGCTGCGCTGGCTACATCCGCAGGAAGTGAGCTTTGACTGCAACACTTCTAGTTATCTGGTTAATTGTCTGTCTTCTATTTTCTGCACACAGCATGAACCCTGTACTTCATGTACTGTCAGAATGTTTCTCTCCGTGCTCTGTTGACATACAAGGTGTGCATTCTTTCAGGATGCTGCCGTTCATGTTGCGTACGGTGTGTCACAGCCTGTCAGACACCAGTCAGGTTGTTCGCAGTGCTGGTTTGCTCGCTTTGGGCCAGTTCTCTGAGCACTTGCAGGCAAGTCAATCAATTTATGTCCttgaatgtgtttttccttctatGTATACACTAACGTCACCTTATTCATAAAAGACTGACAAAAGCAGCCCAAGAACATTTTCTCACGTTATCTGTCTGAATCTAATTTGCTGCTGATACTTTCTTCTCCATCTTCGCTGCTGTCGTTTCTCCTCCTTAGCCGGATGTTAGCAACTACTGCGCAGATGTGATGCCACTGTTGCTGAGATACCTGGCGGGACTGAACCAGACCATGACTGTGCATGTGTCCAAGGCCTTCTATGCACTGGAGAACTTCATGGAAAATCTTGGTTTGTCTTTACAGTGCCTctgttgacctttttttttttttttccttttcacaaacTTCTCCTTTCACCTCTTTGTGCTGTGGCTCTGTGTCTGAATGATTTCTGTTGCTCGCTGCTTCTTACAGGTGCAGAAATTGAGCCCTATTTACCCACTCTCATGGAGACCATGCTGGGTACACTGAGTAACGCTGAGAACCTAAGGATCAAAGAGCTTGTTGTCAGTGCTATTGGAGCCATTGGTAAAATCCTTTTTCGAACAGTCTGCTTGACTTTGTTTCTGTGATCGGTCACAAGGTAATCCTGCCCTTTGTGTTTCTTAGCCAGTGCAGCGAAGAAGCTGCTGGTGCCTTACTTCCCAGCTGTGATTGAGAACTTGAAGGGCTTTCTATTGGACATACGGGATGAAGTGAGGTGTCTGCAGACGCAATCTCTAGGTGCAGAGCCATATGCCTTCTTCactcattgttttctttttaccctGATGGTTAGTGTTCTACTCTGCGGTACAAGTAAATAAAGTGGCCCTCTTCATATGCAGACACCCTGTCAGTGCTGGCCCGCAATGTGGGCAAGGAAACATTCAGCCCTTTGGCAGCAGAATGTGTGCATCTGGGCCTCAACCTCACCAATAGTGTGGATGACCCTGACCTGCGCCGCTCCacgtgcgtttttttttttttttaaatattaataatccTTCcctattttttgtttgtgccaTGTTCCGCTCCTTGAGGCACTTCTCCTCCTGTGAGATTTTTGTCCTGGCTGCATGCACtccatttgtctgtctgtgctgtCAATGATTTTGAGCCTCTGACCAGGTGGAAAACTTGTAATTCATCTCCTCTATGCATCCTGGTCTTGTGGTGCAGGCGTTCCTCATCTGGTCAAATGATTATTTCTTAAAGCACAGCTCTGGTGCTTCACTTGAGTGTGAATGTAATCCCCACGTACCCATGTAGCAATTTTCCCTTACTTCAACTTTCAGGTACTCCCTGTTCTCTGCTGTATCCACAGTCAGCCCAGAATGTCTAAACCCTCATCTTGGCTCCATCACCACAGCCATAATGCTGACCATGAAGTCTACAGAAGGAGTCACGGTCAGTGTGGCACCTAGTGCAGTGTGTGAGGCCCCTTAGCTGTAAACAACTCGTTTTTACCCCGTGTACTGACAATGATGTTAAATTGCAGATGTAAGATTTACATCTCTGTGGTTTTCTGTTTCAGGCGCACttggaggaagaaaaacagtttGTACTCCTtgatgatgaagaggatgaTGATTTAAATctagaggaggaagaggacatAGAGGGAAATGACAGAGACGTGTCTGAATTCAGTGTAGAGAACGCCTACGTTGACGAGAAGGAAAGTGCATGTGAAGCTTTAGGAGAAATTGCCTTCAATACTGGGTACTGGCACTTTGACAATCTTAATGAACTTCGTTTGGGTGTGTGGGCATGTACCCTGCTGAGCCACGGCCCCTACTTTTGTTGTCCGCTGTCTTTAGATGTCTCCCTTGTCTCCCTATCTCCTTCAGTGCTGCCTTCCTACCCTTTATGGAGTCAGGTTTCCAGGAGGTGTTTGCATTACATGATGTAAGTCATGCTACTTGTCGCTTCCTGATGCTCTGTTCTCCACTGACTGCTCTGCTGTGTCTGTGATGGATCAGCGGTCCAACTTGATCGTTGCTCTTTAAAGGGCTAAGCGAGTCcaggaaaacacagcaaactTGTTTTGGTGTCTGATTGggcttgtttgtttcttcctaGTTTCCCCATGAGGATGTGCGCAGGGCTTCCTTTACTGTTATGGGTCAGTTCTGTAGAACTTGGCATAAAATCTGGAAGGAAAACCCCACTCAAGAAAACCATCAAGGTATCATTCTTCCAGCTTTTACTTAATGAAGTTATTTTTGTACCATCGAGCTGTGGAACAGCGAGTGTCTCCATCATGTCCTGCCTTCACTGATGTGTGAATTCCCTTCCATTTCTCCATTAACTAGTGCTGCAGAACACTTTGTCTGTAGTGCTTCCTAGCTTGCTGGAAGCTGTGAGGAAGGACCGTGACCATAACGTGGTCATcgctgcacttgagtccatgAATGGTGTCCTAAAGGCCTGTCAGGAGGAGGCATTACAGTCAGAGGCCATGTTGGCAGAAATCAGCCATGTCATTCGCGATGTTTTCAAGAGTAAGGTGGGTCTGTGTTTCAGGAAAGAAGGGGAGGAGTCTTTAATATGTGTGCAATTACGAAAACGGATGGATCCTTCTTTGCGATGACTCTTCCTACAAAGTGTGGCCCAgcttgttttattgtcatttaccaatagtttccccccccccccccccccctctttttttgtgCTCTCCTTTAGACAGCTTGTCAAGATGTTAGTGAAGATGAAGCAGATGATTGTCAGGTAATGTGGCTCCTCTGTGAAACATTGGCAATATTGGATAATGTGTGTACTGGGCATGCATAGGTGTTTTTAGAAGCACTTCTGATGCTCTATTCTGTGTCTCTGGGTgagtgtgtatttgcatttgtcCCTGGCTCCTGCATTACTGTGCTTCTCTCTCGGATGCAGGCGGAGTACGAAGCCATTCTGCAGGAGTTTGCGGGGGAGGGAATCCCGCTGTTGGCTTCTGCTGTCCCAGCCGACACTTTCTACCCATACCTGAATGAACTGCTGCCCTTCATTATGAATAAGACTGTGAGATTCTGTGTTTCTTTACTTGTAAAGCCCACTTTTTATACAGCTAAATGATATTTGTGCAGATGGTATGAAAGTGTCTGTATTTGCCGTAGTGCCTTACTTGCCCTTTTGCTCCACTTCCTGTAGAAATCCTCTTGCACTGTGGCTCAGCGCTCCTTCTCCCTGGGCATGCTGGCAGAGATCGCACACTCACTGGGTCTTGTGTCTGGGGGGAGGGCGGTTGCTGGACGCCTGTCCAGTCGACTGCTGCCAGTGATGG of the Scleropages formosus chromosome 7, fSclFor1.1, whole genome shotgun sequence genome contains:
- the LOC108930094 gene encoding importin-4 isoform X1, producing the protein MKFDMTEELERVLSQLTEPDGARIKQATAQLKAAFKDPAVIPALCAVMRGSQKPQVRQTAAVMLRMRVMKRWKKISLEHRESLKAVVLEAFRQESEHFVRHSLSQLSAVLVKHESPERWPALLTVLNQSTKSPNPQDRQVGLLLLSKVVESNPEAFRPHYRQLLQLFDTVLQDVNNPTAMYYCILTLTTLTAYAGVAEQNLMRSLLPKLTISIKHLIKVDQDQAGEAMEILDELMESEVSPIIVPHISEIVHFCLEIGADNSLNDSIRVKALSCIASLIRLKNKAVLKQKLLSPILQMVFPVLSAAPPPGQEDLEDQEQDMDNEGDVESPKHFAAQVIDTLALHMPPEKLFQHILPQVQVCLSSENPYQKKAGVVCLAMLAEGCAGYIRRKMLPFMLRTVCHSLSDTSQVVRSAGLLALGQFSEHLQPDVSNYCADVMPLLLRYLAGLNQTMTVHVSKAFYALENFMENLGAEIEPYLPTLMETMLGTLSNAENLRIKELVVSAIGAIASAAKKLLVPYFPAVIENLKGFLLDIRDEVRCLQTQSLDTLSVLARNVGKETFSPLAAECVHLGLNLTNSVDDPDLRRSTYSLFSAVSTVSPECLNPHLGSITTAIMLTMKSTEGVTAHLEEEKQFVLLDDEEDDDLNLEEEEDIEGNDRDVSEFSVENAYVDEKESACEALGEIAFNTGAAFLPFMESGFQEVFALHDFPHEDVRRASFTVMGQFCRTWHKIWKENPTQENHQVLQNTLSVVLPSLLEAVRKDRDHNVVIAALESMNGVLKACQEEALQSEAMLAEISHVIRDVFKSKTACQDVSEDEADDCQAEYEAILQEFAGEGIPLLASAVPADTFYPYLNELLPFIMNKTKSSCTVAQRSFSLGMLAEIAHSLGLVSGGRAVAGRLSSRLLPVMVSGVRDRDPEVRNNSVFGLGALAQAAGPLLTESYPMLLSLFSSLLVKESDRRVIDNICGALCRMITSNAQCVPLDQVFPALLSHLPLKKDLEENKTVFGCLAFLYNHNPSLIVNHLKAILSTASLVIRTEDLDADTRNTFLLLLRDVAQHHPQEFQGAVLSLPPKQKATLTAAVAHL
- the LOC108930094 gene encoding importin-4 isoform X3, whose product is MKFDMTEELERVLSQLTEPDGARIKQATAQLKAAFKDPAVIPALCAVMRGSQKPQVRQTAAVMLRMRVMKRWKKISLEHRESLKAVVLEAFRQESEHFVRHSLSQLSAVLVKHESPERWPALLTVLNQSTKSPNPQDRQVGLLLLSKVVESNPEAFRPHYRQLLQLFDTVLQDVNNPTAMYYCILTLTTLTAYAGVAEQNLMRSLLPKLTISIKHLIKVDQDQAGEAMEILDELMESEVSPIIVPHISEIVHFCLEIGADNSLNDSIRVKALSCIASLIRLKNKAVLKQKLLSPILQMVFPVLSAAPPPGQEDLEDQEQDMDNEGDVESPKHFAAQVIDTLALHMPPEKLFQHILPQVQVCLSSENPYQKKAGVVCLAMLAEGCAGYIRRKMLPFMLRTVCHSLSDTSQVVRSAGLLALGQFSEHLQPDVSNYCADVMPLLLRYLAGLNQTMTVHVSKAFYALENFMENLGAEIEPYLPTLMETMLGTLSNAENLRIKELVVSAIGAIASAAKKLLVPYFPAVIENLKGFLLDIRDEVRCLQTQSLDTLSVLARNVGKETFSPLAAECVHLGLNLTNSVDDPDLRRSTYSLFSAVSTVSPECLNPHLGSITTAIMLTMKSTEGVTAHLEEEKQFVLLDDEEDDDLNLEEEEDIEGNDRDVSEFSVENAYVDEKESACEALGEIAFNTGAAFLPFMESGFQEVFALHDFPHEDVRRASFTVMGQFCRTWHKIWKENPTQENHQVLQNTLSVVLPSLLEAVRKDRDHNVVIAALESMNGVLKACQEEALQSEAMLAEISHVIRDVFKSKTACQDVSEDEADDCQAEYEAILQEFAGEGIPLLASAVPADTFYPYLNELLPFIMNKTKSSCTVAQRSFSLGMLAEIAHSLGLVSGGRAVAGRLSSRLLPVMVSGVRDRDPEVRNNSVFGLGALAQAAGPLLTESYPMLLSLFSSLLVKESDRRVIDNICGALCRMITSNAQCVPLDQVFPALLSHLPLKKDLEENKTVFGCLAFLYNHNPSLPCYQDRRP
- the LOC108930094 gene encoding importin-4 isoform X2 is translated as MKFDMTEELERVLSQLTEPDGARIKQATAQLKAAFKDPAVIPALCAVMRGSQKPQVRQTAAVMLRMRVMKRWKKISLEHRESLKAVVLEAFRQESEHFVRHSLSQLSAVLVKHESPERWPALLTVLNQSTKSPNPQDRQVGLLLLSKVVESNPEAFRPHYRQLLQLFDTVLQDVNNPTAMYYCILTLTTLTAYAGVAEQNLMRSLLPKLTISIKHLIKVDQDQAGEAMEILDELMESEVSPIIVPHISEIVHFCLEIGADNSLNDSIRVKALSCIASLIRLKNKAVLKQKLLSPILQMVFPVLSAAPPPGQEDLEDQEQDMDNEGDVESPKHFAAQVIDTLALHMPPEKLFQHILPQVQVCLSSENPYQKKAGVVCLAMLAEGCAGYIRRKMLPFMLRTVCHSLSDTSQVVRSAGLLALGQFSEHLQPDVSNYCADVMPLLLRYLAGLNQTMTVHVSKAFYALENFMENLGAEIEPYLPTLMETMLGTLSNAENLRIKELVVSAIGAIASAAKKLLVPYFPAVIENLKGFLLDIRDEVRCLQTQSLDTLSVLARNVGKETFSPLAAECVHLGLNLTNSVDDPDLRRSTYSLFSAVSTVSPECLNPHLGSITTAIMLTMKSTEGVTAHLEEEKQFVLLDDEEDDDLNLEEEEDIEGNDRDVSEFSVENAYVDEKESACEALGEIAFNTGAAFLPFMESGFQEVFALHDFPHEDVRRASFTVMGQFCRTWHKIWKENPTQENHQVLQNTLSVVLPSLLEAVRKDRDHNVVIAALESMNGVLKACQEEALQSEAMLAEISHVIRDVFKSKTACQDVSEDEADDCQAEYEAILQEFAGEGIPLLASAVPADTFYPYLNELLPFIMNKTKSSCTVAQRSFSLGMLAEIAHSLGLVSGGRAVAGRLSSRLLPVMVSGVRDRDPEVRNNSVFGLGALAQAAGPLLTDYPMLLSLFSSLLVKESDRRVIDNICGALCRMITSNAQCVPLDQVFPALLSHLPLKKDLEENKTVFGCLAFLYNHNPSLIVNHLKAILSTASLVIRTEDLDADTRNTFLLLLRDVAQHHPQEFQGAVLSLPPKQKATLTAAVAHL